The following proteins are co-located in the Hevea brasiliensis isolate MT/VB/25A 57/8 chromosome 11, ASM3005281v1, whole genome shotgun sequence genome:
- the LOC110632578 gene encoding uncharacterized protein LOC110632578 isoform X2 has protein sequence MYRTAAKRLLSGTTVVKSSDARFRLRNLQTIVTSTGICTSANPQSISNQNPNNQNQIPRTKPNQSDSNASSSPTSSSSSGPTSFTADEARRRHHHHHDERRIPRVKYQDEQARVLHASLRHVFFMDECLQKLIDRIDSGEELQNLAPSERISKLVRIRLEMQAPYISKWPQALSIQAHPSNIPTSFKQRAILLDEIWHTAGDEGSDINWYVKRTVVGGIYPTTEIYMLTDSSTDFRDTWSFLDDRVKDAFYFKKTIQEAQYLAEAVGAGMGNSLQGFVKRVFQG, from the exons ATGTATAGAACGGCCGCTAAACGGTTACTTTCCGGCACAACCGTGGTTAAGAGTAGCGACGCTCGCTTCAGACTCCGTAATCTCCAAACAATCGTTACCAGTACTGGAATTTGCACCTCGGCAAATCCTCAATCAATCTCCAATCAAAACCCtaataatcaaaatcaaatcCCACGTACCAAACCTAACCAATCAGATTCAAACGCGTCATCATCTCCAACGTCGTCGTCTTCAAGTGGGCCAACATCATTCACGGCTGACGAGGCTCGACGccgtcaccaccaccaccacgacGAGAGGCGGATACCGAGAGTTAAGTACCAAGATGAGCAAGCTCGCGTGCTTCATGCTTCCCTTCGCCACGTG tTTTTTATGGATGAGTGCTTACAAAAGCTTATTGATCGAATTGACTCTGGCGAGGAGTTACAAAACTTGGCACCTAGTGAGCGCATCTCAAAGCTTGTTAGGATTCGCCTAGAAATGCAAGCTCCCTACATTTCAAAATGGCCCCAAGCACTGAGCATCCAA GCACACCCATCAaatattccaacaagttttaagcaGCGTGCAATACTGCTTGATGAGATCTGGCACACTGCTGGTGATGagggctctgatatcaattggtATGTAAAGCGCACTGTTGTGGGAGGGATATACCCAACAACTGAGATTTACATGCTGACCGATAGTTCCACAG ATTTTCGTGATACATGGTCTTTCTTGGATGATCGAGTGAAAGATGCCTTTTATTTCAAGAAGACAATTCAAGAG GCACAGTACTTGGCTGAAGCTGTTGGTGCTGGAATGGGGAATTCTTTGCAAGGATTTGTGAAGAGAGTTTTTCAGGGCTGA
- the LOC110632578 gene encoding uncharacterized protein LOC110632578 isoform X3, whose translation MYRTAAKRLLSGTTVVKSSDARFRLRNLQTIVTSTGICTSANPQSISNQNPNNQNQIPRTKPNQSDSNASSSPTSSSSSGPTSFTADEARRRHHHHHDERRIPRVKYQDEQARVLHASLRHVLGWSEEAMIAGARDAGVSPAIVGSFPRKDAALVEAHPSNIPTSFKQRAILLDEIWHTAGDEGSDINWYVKRTVVGGIYPTTEIYMLTDSSTDFRDTWSFLDDRVKDAFYFKKTIQEAQYLAEAVGAGMGNSLQGFVKRVFQG comes from the exons ATGTATAGAACGGCCGCTAAACGGTTACTTTCCGGCACAACCGTGGTTAAGAGTAGCGACGCTCGCTTCAGACTCCGTAATCTCCAAACAATCGTTACCAGTACTGGAATTTGCACCTCGGCAAATCCTCAATCAATCTCCAATCAAAACCCtaataatcaaaatcaaatcCCACGTACCAAACCTAACCAATCAGATTCAAACGCGTCATCATCTCCAACGTCGTCGTCTTCAAGTGGGCCAACATCATTCACGGCTGACGAGGCTCGACGccgtcaccaccaccaccacgacGAGAGGCGGATACCGAGAGTTAAGTACCAAGATGAGCAAGCTCGCGTGCTTCATGCTTCCCTTCGCCACGTG TTGGGATGGAGTGAAGAAGCCATGATTGCTGGTGCAAGAGACGCCGGTGTCTCCCCTGCTATCGTGGGATCTTTTCCTAGAAAAGATGCCGCGCTAGTCGAG GCACACCCATCAaatattccaacaagttttaagcaGCGTGCAATACTGCTTGATGAGATCTGGCACACTGCTGGTGATGagggctctgatatcaattggtATGTAAAGCGCACTGTTGTGGGAGGGATATACCCAACAACTGAGATTTACATGCTGACCGATAGTTCCACAG ATTTTCGTGATACATGGTCTTTCTTGGATGATCGAGTGAAAGATGCCTTTTATTTCAAGAAGACAATTCAAGAG GCACAGTACTTGGCTGAAGCTGTTGGTGCTGGAATGGGGAATTCTTTGCAAGGATTTGTGAAGAGAGTTTTTCAGGGCTGA
- the LOC110632578 gene encoding uncharacterized protein LOC110632578 isoform X1 has protein sequence MYRTAAKRLLSGTTVVKSSDARFRLRNLQTIVTSTGICTSANPQSISNQNPNNQNQIPRTKPNQSDSNASSSPTSSSSSGPTSFTADEARRRHHHHHDERRIPRVKYQDEQARVLHASLRHVLGWSEEAMIAGARDAGVSPAIVGSFPRKDAALVEFFMDECLQKLIDRIDSGEELQNLAPSERISKLVRIRLEMQAPYISKWPQALSIQAHPSNIPTSFKQRAILLDEIWHTAGDEGSDINWYVKRTVVGGIYPTTEIYMLTDSSTDFRDTWSFLDDRVKDAFYFKKTIQEAQYLAEAVGAGMGNSLQGFVKRVFQG, from the exons ATGTATAGAACGGCCGCTAAACGGTTACTTTCCGGCACAACCGTGGTTAAGAGTAGCGACGCTCGCTTCAGACTCCGTAATCTCCAAACAATCGTTACCAGTACTGGAATTTGCACCTCGGCAAATCCTCAATCAATCTCCAATCAAAACCCtaataatcaaaatcaaatcCCACGTACCAAACCTAACCAATCAGATTCAAACGCGTCATCATCTCCAACGTCGTCGTCTTCAAGTGGGCCAACATCATTCACGGCTGACGAGGCTCGACGccgtcaccaccaccaccacgacGAGAGGCGGATACCGAGAGTTAAGTACCAAGATGAGCAAGCTCGCGTGCTTCATGCTTCCCTTCGCCACGTG TTGGGATGGAGTGAAGAAGCCATGATTGCTGGTGCAAGAGACGCCGGTGTCTCCCCTGCTATCGTGGGATCTTTTCCTAGAAAAGATGCCGCGCTAGTCGAG tTTTTTATGGATGAGTGCTTACAAAAGCTTATTGATCGAATTGACTCTGGCGAGGAGTTACAAAACTTGGCACCTAGTGAGCGCATCTCAAAGCTTGTTAGGATTCGCCTAGAAATGCAAGCTCCCTACATTTCAAAATGGCCCCAAGCACTGAGCATCCAA GCACACCCATCAaatattccaacaagttttaagcaGCGTGCAATACTGCTTGATGAGATCTGGCACACTGCTGGTGATGagggctctgatatcaattggtATGTAAAGCGCACTGTTGTGGGAGGGATATACCCAACAACTGAGATTTACATGCTGACCGATAGTTCCACAG ATTTTCGTGATACATGGTCTTTCTTGGATGATCGAGTGAAAGATGCCTTTTATTTCAAGAAGACAATTCAAGAG GCACAGTACTTGGCTGAAGCTGTTGGTGCTGGAATGGGGAATTCTTTGCAAGGATTTGTGAAGAGAGTTTTTCAGGGCTGA
- the LOC110632579 gene encoding protein DEEPER ROOTING 1: MALALTSLSTEFIKALTLYNPMQLSSYWLLGSVTERTLDFCKPTITNTHLFWLLNLNTRLLLMKIFGWMQNKLHGRHAAKKLNSISVNHHTQQEPRDQEFSDWPHGLLAIGTFGNNGTKEDSKLNYFQENLSQDHLQQLTLEEVEKLQNELNSLLHKQDGSTSGDTESDTEKLAVGKLLNGNPSSEEDDKDCHFQGSSIAILGRGRGICSVDNTGSAIKRKSLSFLLKKMLVCRGGFTPTPSLRDQVPESRMEKMLRAILHKKVYPQNPSSNSSAKKYLDNKHKPRSVDREDDRNHKDDKGSKWVKTDSEYIVLEI, from the exons ATGGCATTGGCACTTACTAGCTTGTCTACGGAATTTATCAAAGCCTTAACTTTATATAACCCAATGCAGCTAAGTTCTTACTGGCTTCTGGGATCTGTTACAGAAAGAACACTGGATTTCTGTAAGCCCACCATCACCAACACCCACCTGTTTTGGCTCTTAAATCTAAATACAAGACTTCTCCTAATGAAG ATATTCGGTTGGATGCAAAACAAACTTCATGGCAGACATGCCGCCAAGAAACTTAACTCTATTTCAGTTAATC ACCATACACAGCAGGAACCTCGGGACCAAGAATTCAGTGATTGGCCTCATGGATTGCTGGCAATCGGTACATTTGGAAACAATGGCACGAAAGAAGATTCCAAGCTTAACTATTTTCAAGAAAATCTATCCCAAGATCATCTGCAACAACTTACACTTGAAGAAGTTGAAAAACTTCAAAATGAGCTAAACTCGTTGTTGCATAAACAAGATGGATCAACCTCTGGTGATACAGAATCAGATACTGAGAAGCTCGCAGTAGGTAAGCTTCTCAATGGAAATCCCAGCTCGGAGGAAGATGACAAAGATTGCCACTTTCAAGGCAGCAGCATTGCAATTCTTGGCAGAGGGAGAGGAATATGTAGTGTGGATAATACAGGCAGTGCAATTAAAAGAAAATCCTTGTCATTTCTTCTGAAGAAGATGCTCGTTTGCAGAGGTGGATTTACACCTACCCCTAGCCTAAGAGATCAGGTTCCTGAGTCCAGAATGGAAAAG ATGTTGAGGGCAATACTTCACAAGAAGGTATATCCCCAAAATCCAAGTTCAAATTCGTCTGCCAAGAAATACTTGGACAATAAACACAAGCCCAGGTCTGTCGACCGTGAGGATGACAGAAATCACAAGGATGATAAGGGAAGTAAATGGGTCAAGACAGATTCTGAAT ATATAGTGTTGGAGATATAA
- the LOC110632571 gene encoding pollen receptor-like kinase 3, whose product MTVVRFLVLLFLVALSLCSLSFSLSEDEALLKFKNSLTRADALNDWVSGSNPCISRWVGAICFDGFVTGLHLSDLGLSGTIDIEALQQLRGLRTISFVNNSFSGPIPKFNKLGALKSLLLTHNEFSGEIPNDFFTPMSSLKKIWLSNNKFTGKIPESLMQLAHLKELHLEWNQFSGPIPPSKPPKLLIASLDLSHNKLEGEIPSSFSTFGASSFAGNDGLCGKPLDKDCSLSPPAKGVAETTTPSGGNSTTLVGMLMLAMIAVFIFFSMCHGGKNKDGDFSMLEKENLDEGVLPVSAHGSSKRLSSENSRKGSVSSRRPSHQSRPAMGDLIMINDEKGSFGLPDLMKAAAEVLGNGGLGSAYKATMTSGLSVVVKRIREMNMLGRDLFDAEMRRFGRIRHKNILTPLAYHFRKEEKLMVSEHMPKGSLLYVLHGDRGICHAELNWATRLKIIKGIASGLGFLYSEYPTYNLPHGNLKSSNVLLSETYEPLLCDYALDPLTNPNHSAEAMFAYKSPEYIEKRQVSPKSDVYCFGIIILEVVTGKFPSQYLSNNISNAMGGTDVVQWVLQATSEGKEQELIDPEIAKNSSKDSVDQMVQLLRIGATCVESNTAQRIEMSEAIRRIEEIQV is encoded by the exons ATGACCGTTGTTCGCTTTCTTGTTCTCCTCTTCCTCGTCGCACTTTCGCTCTGCAGCCTCTCATTTTCCTTATCAGAAGATGAGGCTCTTCTCAAATTTAAGAATTCTTTAACTCGGGCCGATGCCTTGAATGATTGGGTTTCAGGATCCAACCCATGTATAAGTAGATGGGTCGGTGCCATTTGCTTTGATGGTTTCGTCACAGGCCTCCATCTTTCAGACTTAGGTCTCTCAGGAACAATTGATATCGAAGCATTACAACAGCTTCGTGGCCTTAGAACCATCAGTTTTGTGAATAATTCTTTCTCGGGTCCGATCCCTAAGTTCAATAAACTTGGCGCATTGAAATCGCTCCTCTTAACCCACAATGAATTTTCTGGTGAAATACCAAATGATTTCTTCACCCCTATGTCATCTTTAAAGAAAATTTGGCTCTCTAATAATAAATTCACAGGGAAAATACCTGAGTCATTGATGCAACTAGCGCATCTCAAAGAACTGCACCTTGAATGGAACCAATTCTCTGGACCAATCCCACCATCGAAACCACCCAAGCTACTAATAGCCTCCCTGGACCTCTCACACAACAAGCTCGAAGGAGAAATTCCCTCGAGCTTTTCCACATTCGGTGCCTCTTCATTTGCAGGAAATGATGGACTATGTGGAAAACCACTTGACAAAGATTGCTCTTTAAGCCCTCCAGCAAAAGGTGTAGCAGAAACTACCACTCCTTCAGGTGGTAATTCCACAACCCTGGTTGGGATGTTGATGTTAGCAATGATAGCAGTTTTCATTTTCTTCTCAATGTGTCATGGCGGGAAGAATAAGGACGGTGATTTCAGTATGTTAGAGAAAGAGAACCTTGATGAGGGGGTGCTGCCCGTGAGCGCACACGGCTCAAGCAAGAGGCTTTCGTCAGAGAATAGTCGAAAAGGAAGTGTGTCTAGCCGAAGGCCATCCCACCAAAGCAGGCCTGCTATGGGAGATTTGATAATGATAAACGACGAAAAGGGTAGCTTTGGGTTGCCTGATTTGATGAAGGCAGCAGCAGAAGTTCTTGGAAATGGCGGGTTGGGGTCTGCTTATAAGGCCACGATGACGAGTGGATTGTCGGTAGTAGTAAAAAGGATAAGGGAGATGAATATGTTGGGAAGAGATTTATTTGATGCTGAAATGAGGCGGTTTGGGAGGATAAGGCACAAAAACATTTTGACTCCATTGGCATACCATTTCAGGAAGGAGGAGAAGCTTATGGTGTCAGAGCACATGCCCAAAGGCAGCTTGTTGTACGTCTTGCATG GTGATCGTGGAATTTGTCATGCTGAACTCAATTGGGCAACCCGTCTAAAGATAATCAAAGGAATTGCAAGTGGATTGGGTTTTCTGTATTCGGAGTATCCAACCTATAACCTTCCCCATGGGAATCTGAAGTCCAGCAATGTTCTTTTAAGTGAAACTTACGAGCCACTTCTGTGTGACTATGCCCTCGATCCACTAACCAATCCCAACCATTCTGCAGAGGCAATGTTTGCGTATAAATCCCCTGAATATATAGAAAAACGTCAGGTTTCTCCCAAGTCAGATGTATATTGTTTCGGGATCATCATTCTAGAAGTCGTCACTGGAAAATTTCCTTCTCAGTATCTTAGCAACAATATTAGCAACGCAATGGGAGGGACAGATGTTGTACAATGGGTACTCCAAGCAACATCGGAAGGGAAAGAGCAAGAATTGATCGATCCTGAGATAGCAAAAAATAGCAGTAAAGATTCAGTTGATCAGATGGTGCAACTGCTTCGAATTGGGGCTACTTGCGTGGAAAGTAATACAGCGCAACGGATAGAGATGAGCGAAGCAATTAGGAGGATAGAGGAAATACAGGTTTGA